Sequence from the Panicum virgatum strain AP13 chromosome 5N, P.virgatum_v5, whole genome shotgun sequence genome:
AAATTTAGTTTGTCAAATTGAGCCCTGCTTGTCAAATATTTCGGTGATGAAGCATCTTAAGGAGGATCCAGTTTATTCATACCTCTTcagcttgattttttttttcaattctgATCCTTCGTTAACTAATATATCTATATGGTTTACATTGATTTCAGCAAATGATGTTGGCAAATAAAATGTGCAACTTGGTTACTAATAACTGTTTATGTGACTTATCTTATTTGTAAATAGTTTGTTAAAAATAAACTGGCCTGGTGTATCTGAAATCTGAAATGGGAATTTGAGCAACAAAAATTAAATGATCCAGATGAAAATGAGATGATTACTTCAAACCCATGCGGAGAGTATTATATTTGCATTCTTTGAGTAGTGTCTTTTTTTTATACAGGTTCACATGATCTGAATGGTAGACACTGTATATCAGCATTCAGGGATTTTTTGCCCCTATCTGCTGTCCTCATTCTTGAACGGAACAGAGTAAAAGAAATTAGGAGGATCAAATTTTTATCTCCTAACACCATATGGAATTTATTAATGAGGAAAATGCATTATGGTCCCCCTaaactattttaatttataCAATCAAGCCCTAAAATTTAGTTTGTCAAATTGAGCCCTGCTGGTCAAATTGAGCCCTAAACTATTTGCATTAATGGGGAAATTAGGAGGATCAAAAGCAAACGAGCAAAAGAATATAATAAGAGAAATGGAGCAGAGTAGTGCATGGGAGAGGGACCAGCTCTTCGCTGGACTCTCCCAGGATaattcagcatgaatgcatgatTGGGATAGGCTACGGCATTGCAAATCCTGCCTGTCATGTTTCTCTGTCAGGACCAGCCTGCTGATCCTAATCCCCAGGACTATCCTGCGCCCCTCCAGTCCAATCCTCCATGTGCACAGCACGCTCCCATGGAAAGAGAGCGAGAGAAGATGGCCGCAATCATTCCCATACACTTCCACCTCCCAATCCATCAGTATTACATGATATGAATTATTGGTTCATAACATGGCTAGTAGCAACAAGTGTAGTGTAGGATCCTCCTAGCTCACTCAACCTTCCATGCGTACAGAAACAGGCAGAAATCAGAGCACTCATCGGTACTGTGGAAGTCAGCAGAggccgacgtcgacggcggctcGGGCTTGAAGATGAACAGGGCGTTCCTCATCCCCGTGCCGAAGAGCCAGTCGTACGCGTCCCAGTAGACCTGCACCTTGAGCTGGTTGATGGAGATGCACTCGTTGCCCCTGAACTTCCACTGCAGGTGCCTGACGAGAACGTTGACGGAGCCGTCGATCTTGATCACCATGtcgacgtcgacgccgccgccgccgccgccgccgccgccgccgaggttgctgctgctgcactcGATGCTGATGTCGTGCAGCTTGCCCTTCTCGTGGAACCTGGCCTTGGTGAGGAACCGCTTCTTGCTGAAGACGTGCTCCTTCTTGCACACCAGGACGGCGTCCTGGAGCGACGGCCGCGACCCGGTCCGCCGGAACGCCTCCTTCTTGAGGttgccgaggaggaggacgacctcCTCGCCCGAGACCACCGCGACGTAGTAGTCGGACAGCGGCTTGGGCTCATCGGAGTACCTCGCGCTCCTGAGGTCCCAGACGACGTCGATCGCCTTGCCGTCGACCTGGAACTGCTTGGCGCCGTACTTGCGCCAGAAGTGCCACGGCTGCATCTCCACCTTGCAGGCGCCGCTGCAGCTcttggcgccgccggcctcgccccACTCCCTGCTGCTCTTGTCcttgccgccgctcgccgaccCTTCGATCGACACGGACAGGCCGTGGGTGAGCAGGTTCCTGCACCACGTCACCGTGACCAGGCGGTCGTGGCCGGCGATCCCCGCGCGGTAGACCAGCGTAACCGCGCTCTGCCCCGACCtggtcgccgccgcgggcgccgggaCGTCCGGGAGCCTCTCGCCGGCCGAGAAACACGACGGGACCGAGAACAAGTCCTGCATCATGTGTAGACGAGACGACGCTGCTGGCCTTTTGTGGATCGGAACGCAATCCTATATTCCTAATTTCCTATCTGATCAAAGGTATATGCGTACCCTGATATCGACAGAGTGACTGACGAATTGATCGAGAAGGAGGCTAGCTTAGCTATACATAGGCGGCTGGAAGTGCCATGAAAGCCATGCAAGGATGTGGAGTTGGGCGAGGGGATGAGGCGACCATGAGTTAGCAAACCGAGCTGGAAAGGGGGGAGGCCAAGAAAGTGAGCTGTACGCGAAAGCGAGTGGAGGAAGAAGCCTCGGCCTCGTGGGGTGTTTAAAACCGGAGGAACCTTCTCCGCTTGCGTGGAATAAATGCTCCATCTTTCAGGGACCAACCTTGGTTTCCCTGCAGGCCATCGTACTCGCACCAGTATTCTAATTTCTACGGCCAACCTTCACCATGGCCGGCAGGAGAAGCCCAAAGCTCCATGAGCCATCAGCATTGGAGCTGGATCTCATTTGGGGTGGGGGTGTTGGAAttgatctctttcctaataggcccaacggcctattaggctcttaatccgcgccctgatcgggggcgcccaacccttaatggttggtgggcccccgctgcacagcgccaAAATAAAAAGGGGTTGAGGGGCCGGGGCACTGGCAACGAGGTTCACCGCGCCGCCAGCACCCTCACCCACATtctctaaaccctagccgatctagagggggcgctggagcagtggGAAGTTCCACTGTCACCGTCGTCGACCCCGGTCTGTCGTCGTTGGCGACGTCGTCCACGACAACGCCGCCACGACCGTGAAGCCGCTGCATCGCTCGCCGCTGGCCTAGAGCAGATCTTCATCAGCGAACCTGTGATGGCCGCCTCAAGCTCTTCcggtggtgatggtctctccctctctctcagtGTACTCTAGTGTGCTCTATGTTCTAGATCTAGGAATCCCTTTGTACTCATGAAATGGAAAGATCAAAAGAATCCTCACTCGATCTGTGCACTGTGTCGATCTAGAGTTTTTAACATTGGTATCAGTCGCCTACACTAGAGTGTAGATCGAGATGGGGACAGAAGGATTTCACCGCGAATCGAAAGCAAATCAAAAGAAACGGTCGATTTCGAATCAAATCGAAcagcaaaccctaaccctagagcaAAGGGCGGTGGGTACTCACCTGCACTGCCGCCACAGCCGGCTGCCCTCGTGCGGGACAGACCCGCGCAGCCCGCTTCGTCGGGGCGCGGCACAGGACGCTCCGCCACTCACCGCCGGGATGCTGCGCGCGCGCCGTGCGGATGCGAAAGAGCACCACCGCCAGGCCGCTCGATGACGGCGCGCTACCACACGGgtgagcgcgcgcgccggcgagtgggccggcggcggcgccgccgctttcTTCCCCGTCCACTcatggccgccaccgcgccgtttTGTTCGGCCGGGATCGCCGGACAGCCGTCGGATGCTATCCGACGGCCGGCAGTGGACGACCGCCTTGTCGGGCCGAATGCGGCCCAAGAGGGAAAGGGAGGGGCGCCACGCCGGGCTGGTTTGGCGGCCCGGCCGTCGGCTGTCGGGCCGAAGGCCTGAGCACTGCGCACGCCAAGCGGGCGGGCCGATTTTGCTTCTGGGCCGCCTCATCATTGTTCCGTTTTActgtttttctattttccagAAGAAATTTCAATAGTTTTTTTGAATGGTTTTGAttatagtttgatctctattcaattttgcaccaacgtgtttattgtttagagataaaagtttATAGTTTTGCTTCTAGAAATAGAAACTcctacatgtttccgctgctaAGTTTATATAGTTGCTTTTAtactttaattcgaaccaacgagacaattaaaatttaagagcatggttaaaaggttatttttgaggattatggtattgttaattttctgaccaacgttgttaattacaatactgtaatttcatagttcttgtgcatttatttctatttctgcccaacggtgatatagatttaattgcataaacagttgtatgttctatttttGACCAATGTTGGAATTATTACATGCAATTgttgttattatgttctcactattttttgatatttttttgcgggatgaacttgatgggattcatcaaTCACATCCCAActctaaaaggagacaactatggcgaatggatcaagaaggttgatcttgctttcgtctgtgcagaggtggatgagatgatcaccactccaaagcccactgagccaccggctccagtgagagggaatctgacactgatgctgagtggcagGAAAAGGAAAGGGACTATGCTTCCataaagatggcttatgatctcCAAATGATAAAGTGGAATAatgccaacaagaaatgtgtggcagtgATAAAGAATacaattgatcctaacattttgggttcaattggagagtgtgattAAGCTGCAGAGTAccttgaaaagataaagaaccagtttactggttcttcaaagacatatgccacacagatcatagagcagttggtcacaaagagttactatggcaatgccggtactataagagatcatatcatggggatgtgcgccttgaactccaagctcaaaccaatgaacttggatctcaaggaagagtttatggtgcaacTGGTATTCgcctctctgccaaaagagtttgcaacgttcgttgtaaactataactcacagccagagaagtggaaTATGGAAAAGTCAATTGCCATGTGTGCGcaagaggaagatagactcaagaaacagaatggtgggtctatcaattttgtgcataataacaagaaaaggcctttccatgctgcttcttcctctaaaGCCAAAGACAAAGCGTCCTCCAGCTcaagatgagtgcttccactACTATGACAAGGGGCATCGTAAGGCAGATTGTCCCAGCTActtaaagatgataatggcaaagaatggtgagaatgtaatttcatttgttaatgaatccctgtacatacagttttctaaatctacttggtggattgattctggtgcaactgtgcatgttgcaaattctttacagggattccgtTCGACAACGACTACTCtaagaagcgaaagacacattaaagtcgcgaacggagtacaagcagatgtggaagctattggcgatgtctccctcgagctagttaatggtttcatgcttgtattaaaagatgttttatttgttccttcgcttcaaagaaacttaatcagtgtatcacgcttagacacagatggttttggttgtcattttgcgaatggcaaatgtgaactatggtttgataataattgtattggtgatgctttcctttacaatgatctttatttactatctatgcgtgataaagtgcattctgtatgtgatgtgaatgtgaatgaatccttgccaaagaaagaaacaaagaaaagaaagagaactcaaaatacttcatcgaaattatggcactgtcgtttaggccatatttcgagggggagaattgaaagattagtgaagAGTGAAATTCTTCCTCAGCTAGAGTTTTCTGATCTTGAACAATGCgttgaatgcattaaaggaaaatttgtaaagcaaattaaaaagggtgccaaaTGAAGTGCAGGAACATTAGAAATAATccacactgatatatgtggcccgtttcctgtgaaaagtatggatggctatgattcgttcataacattcacagacgattactcccgctatggttacatttatccaattaaagaaagatctgaggcattggataaatttaaaatattcaaagctgaagttgaaaatcagcttgacaaaagaattaaaatagtaagatcagaccgtggaggggagtactacggtcgacataccccttatggacaagttcctggaccttttgcaagatttttacaggaaaatggtaTAATTGCCCAATATTCCACACCGGGCgagcctcagcaaaatggagtagctgaaaggcgcaaccgtacacttatggatatggtgcgcagtatgatgagttattccacactgccattgagtctgtggatggaggcgttaaaaatCGCCATCtatattctcaacagagtgccaagcaaatcggtgcccaaaacaccgtatgagctatggacaggaagagaaccctcactgactTACCTTcgggtctgggggagcccaactgaggctaaagtgtttaatccaagtATTGGAAAATTAGATCCCAAAACTGTAAGCTACCATTTCATCGGTTATCCTGAAAAGTcgaaaggttttcgtttctactgtccagacagacatacaaagtttgtagaaacgagatatgctgtctttctagaaaataaaatgatcagggggagcatagtacctagagaaattgaccttgaggagaagcgggtgtatgtgcctactcTTATGATTCAAGAGtcatttttctcactacctgttgatgctgcaccaaaagttTCTGAAATAGTGACGCCAAGCGggttgttgctgcgccaactattccagatattacggtgtcaacacctgtcgcaactccacccatactaacagtgagcgaaggtttggaacctgtcatccaggaaccgcctgaacccgcggttggacatgaggaggaggagctacagccccctatggaaaatgtgccagaagttgaggcacaaaatgtgccacaagcagtggcccttagaaggtcacaaagagaaagaaggtcggctatttctagcgactatgaagtttataatacagaagaaatttatatggagggtgatcccacttcatatgaagaagccatgagaagtgttcactcatctaaatggctggaagctatgaaggatgagatgaaatcaatgagttccaatggtgtttgggactcagaggaaattcctaaaggagccaaaacagtaggctgtaaatggatttacaagataaaacatgactccaaagggaatgtagaaaggttcaaagcacgactcgtggcaaaaggctttacgcaaagagaagggatagactataacgaaatcttttctccggtttcgtgtaaagattcattcaggattataatggcattggtggcacattatgatttagagttacatcagatggatgtaaagacgacattccttaacggggatttgtatgaaaatgtttacatggcacaaccaaaaggttttgtcgtgaaagaaaaagaacatattgggtgtcgcttaaagaaatccatttatggattaaagcaagcctctaggcagtggtatttaaagtttgatgaaaccataaggaaatttgggtttaaagaaaatgaggaggacaaaTGCATTTATGTAAAGTTTagaagtggaaaatttatttttctgatcctatatgtggatgacattctacttgctagtagcgatgttggtctgctactggagacaaagaaattcttgtcctcaaactttgatatgaaagatctcagtgaagcttcatttgttttgggaattgaaattcaccgagatagaacaaagggggtattaGGACT
This genomic interval carries:
- the LOC120676663 gene encoding uncharacterized protein LOC120676663 codes for the protein MMQDLFSVPSCFSAGERLPDVPAPAAATRSGQSAVTLVYRAGIAGHDRLVTVTWCRNLLTHGLSVSIEGSASGGKDKSSREWGEAGGAKSCSGACKVEMQPWHFWRKYGAKQFQVDGKAIDVVWDLRSARYSDEPKPLSDYYVAVVSGEEVVLLLGNLKKEAFRRTGSRPSLQDAVLVCKKEHVFSKKRFLTKARFHEKGKLHDISIECSSSNLGGGGGGGGGGVDVDMVIKIDGSVNVLVRHLQWKFRGNECISINQLKVQVYWDAYDWLFGTGMRNALFIFKPEPPSTSASADFHSTDECSDFCLFLYAWKVE